A DNA window from Camelina sativa cultivar DH55 chromosome 13, Cs, whole genome shotgun sequence contains the following coding sequences:
- the LOC104737500 gene encoding probable disease resistance protein At1g15890: MGNCLALEISCDQVLNHACGCLFGDQNYILMMEGNLEALENTMQELEAKRDDLLRRVVLEEDKGLQRLAQVQGWFSRVETVGSQVNDLLEARSAQTRRLCLCGYCSKNLISGCDYGKKLAKKLNEVQGLLSRGVFELVAAKGPAPKVEEKHIQTSVGLDTIVESTWNHLMSDGRRSLGLYGMGGVGKTTLLTRINNKFLQVMSGFDIVIWVVVSKDLQNEVIQEQILVRLGLDKECKQKTEKERAAYIYNNLNRKKFVLLLDDLWSKVDLNKIGVPPPTQENGSKILLTTRSIEVCKDMEVDETMEVKCLSPDDAWDLFQKIVGDQTLLKSHQEITALARKVVEKCCGLPLALNVIGKAMACKDTIQEWEHAIHVLNSSSSHRFPGIEVNLFSVLKFSYDSLKDEKVKSCFLYCSLFPEDFQIEKEELIEYWICEGFIDGNGDEDVAANYYQGHDIIGTLIRAHLLMHGDFSNNVKMHDVIREMALWIASSDFGKQKETLCVKTGVQLRHVPNDINWKIMRRMSLVSNKIVEISCRSFNCPNLSTLLLQKNKLVNISGEFFRFMPALVVLDLSENESLSCLPEEISNLGSLQYLNLSSTMIKWLPVGLKELTKLINLNLEYTNQLQSLVGISTILPNLQVLKLLCSRVCVDDRLIEELQLLNQLKISTVTVDDARILESIQEVKQLSSTIRGLCLNNMSAHVVRLNTVALGGLHRFIILDFKISEIKIDCCKSKESNAGISPMCTSSQGFKHLSIVQTFELEGPMDFTWLLFAQNLTYLSVRESLSIEEIINREKAISITNVHPDIVVPFGKLETLDVSLIAELKGICWNLPALRTTLKNFTTIDCPKLSLSY, from the coding sequence ATGGGAAACTGTTTAGCGCTTGAGATATCCTGCGATCAAGTGTTGAATCATGCTTGTGGCTGCTTATTTGGTGATCAAAATTACATTCTCATGATGGAAGGAAACCTCGAGGCTCTGGAGAACACTATGCAAGAACTCGAGGCAAAACGAGATGATCTGTTAAGAAGAGTTGTCTTAGAGGAAGACAAAGGTTTGCAACGGCTTGCTCAAGTCCAAGGATGGTTTTCAAGGGTAGAAACTGTTGGGTCCCAAGTCAATGATCTGCTTGAGGCTAGATCAGCTCAAACTAGAAGATTGTGTCTATGCGGATACTGTTCTAAAAATCTCATCTCAGGCTGTGATTATGGTAAAAAGTTAGCCAAGAAACTGAACGAAGTTCAAGGACTTCTATCAAGAGGAGTTTTTGAATTGGTGGCAGCGAAAGGTCCTGCACCTAAGGTGGAGGAGAAGCATATACAAACCTCTGTTGGTTTGGATACGATTGTCGAAAGCACATGGAACCACCTCATGAGCGATGGACGCAGAAGTTTGGGTCTTTATGGTATGGGGGGAGTAGGCAAAACCACTCTCTTGACTCGTATTAACAATAAGTTCCTTCAAGTGATGAGTGGATTTGATATTGTGATATGGGTTGTGGTCTCCAAAGATTTGCAAAACGAAGTCATCCAGGAGCAGATATTGGTAAGACTAGGTCTCGACAAGGAATGTAAACAAAAAACCGAAAAGGAGAGAGCCGCTTACATATACAATAATCTTAACAGAAAGAAGTTTGTGCTGTTATTGGATGATCTATGGAGCAAAGTAGATTTAAACAAAATAGGAGTTCCACCTCCAACTCAAGAAAATGGATCCAAGATACTTCTCACCACTCGCTCTATAGAAGTTTGCAAAGATATGGAGGTTGATGAGACGATGGAAGTTAAGTGTTTGTCTCCAGATGATGCTTGGGATTTGTTCCAAAAGATAGTTGGAGATCAAACCTTGTTAAAGAGCCATCAGGAAATTACCGCACTTGCTAGAAAAGTTGTTGAGAAATGTTGTGGCTTGCCACTTGCTCTTAATGTCATTGGCAAAGCCATGGCATGTAAAGATACTATACAAGAATGGGAACATGCCATTCATGTGCTGAATTCGTCGTCTAGCCACCGCTTTCCAGGCATTGAAGTAAATCTTTTTTCCGTTTTGAAGTTCAGTTATGATAGTTTGAAGGATGAGAAAGTCAAATCATGCTTTCTATACTGTTCTTTGTTTCCGGAAGATTTTCAAATTGAAAAGGAGGAACTGATAGAATATTGGATATGCGAAGGATTCATAGATGGAAATGGAGATGAAGATGTAGCAGCTAACTACTACCAAGGTCATGATATAATTGGTACGTTAATTCGTGCACATTTATTGATGCATGGAGATTTCTCAAACAATGTGAAAATGCATGATGTGATACGTGAGATGGCTCTTTGGATAGCGTCGTCTGACTTTGGGAAACAGAAAGAAACACTCTGTGTTAAAACCGGTGTCCAGTTACGCCATGTACCGAATGACATCAACTGGAAAATTATGAGACGGATGTCTTTAGTAAGTAATAAGATTGTGGAGATATCTTGCAGAAGCTTCAACTGCCCCAACCTTTCAACCCTATTACTCCAGAAAAACAAGTTGGTGAATATTTCAGGTGAATTCTTTCGGTTTATGCCAGCACTTGTGGTCTTGGATCTTTCGGAAAATGAGAGTCTTTCTTGTTTACCGGAAGAAATATCTAACTTGGGTTCGTTACAATATCTCAACTTATCATCCACGATGATAAAATGGTTACCAGTTGGTCTCAAGGAGTTGACGAAACTAATCAACCTGAATCTGGAGTATACTAATCAACTTCAAAGTCTTGTTGGGATATCAACAATTTTACCAAATCTTCAAGTGTTAAAACTGTTATGTTCTCGTGTTTGTGTTGATGACAGATTAATAGAAGAGCTACAACTCTTGAACCAGTTAAAGATTTCAACAGTAACCGTCGATGATGCCAGGATTTTGGAAAGTATACAAGAAGTGAAGCAACTGTCAAGTACTATCCGAGGTTTATGTCTCAACAACATGTCAGCTCATGTTGTTAGATTAAACACGGTGGCTCTAGGTGGTCTTCACCGCTTTATAATTCTGGACTTCAAAATCTCTGAGATAAAGATAGATTGTTGTAAAAGCAAAGAAAGTAATGCGGGGATTTCACCAATGTGCACAAGTTCTCAAGGCTTTAAGCACCTCTCCATTGTTCAAACATTCGAGTTGGAAGGTCCGATGGATTTTACATGGCTGTTGTTCGCCCAAAATCTCACGTATCTATCTGTAAGGGAGTCATTGAGCATAGAAGAAATAATAAACAGAGAGAAAGCAATAAGTATTACCAATGTGCATCCGGATATTGTAGTACCCTTTGGGAAGCTGGAAACTCTTGATGTAAGTCTTATTGCCGAGTTAAAGGGAATCTGCTGGAATCTTCCAGCTCTTCGGACTACCCTGAAAAACTTCACTACCATTGACTGTCCAAAGCTGTCACTGAGTTACTGA
- the LOC104737499 gene encoding basic leucine zipper 10-like isoform X1, whose protein sequence is MQIGGSTDKRKKNQKSEAREMNSSIFSIDDFSDPFWESPPIPLNPDSSSKSVTAAEEASHSQSEWTFEMFLEEFSSSAVSSEPLGNDAIVGVSSAQSLPSVSGQNDFEDDCRFRDRDSGNRDCAAATVVDDYHRVLKNKLETECATVVSLRAGSVKPEDSTGSPETQFQPVQSSPLTQGSLVAPGGVGCTSSLPAELKKTGVPMKQVTSGSSREYSDDDDLDEENETTGSLNPEDVKKSRRMLSNRESARRSRRRKQEQTSDLETQVNELKGEHSSLLKQLSNMNHKYDDAAVGNRILKADIETLRAKVKMAEETVKRVTGMNPMLLGRSSGHNNNNRMPLTGNNRMDSSSNIPAFQPHSNLNHMSNTSVGIPTTLPPRLGNNFVPPPSLNSQLQRIRNGQNHHVAPNANPYGWTAEPQNDSAWPKKCVD, encoded by the exons ATGCAAATAGGCGGAAGTAccgacaaaagaaagaagaatcagaaaAGTGAAGCGAGAGAGATGAACAGTAGTATCTTCTCCATTGACGATTTCTCCGATCCTTTCTGGGAATCACCTCCGATTCCTCTTAATCCCGATTCCTCTTCCAAGTCCGTTACGGCGGCGGAAGAAGCTAGCCACAGCCAATCGGAATGGACTTTCGAGATGTTTCTCGAAGAGTTTTCTTCTTCGGCGGTGAGCTCTGAGCCACTTGGTAACGACGCGATCGTCGGCGTTTCTTCGGCGCAGTCTCTTCCTTCTGTTTCTGGACAGAACGATTTCGAAGACGACTGTCGATTTCGCGATCGCGATTCGGGGAATCGGGATTGTGCTGCAGCGACGGTGGTTGATGATTACCATCGTGTTCTCAAGAACAAGCTTGAGACTGAGTGTGCTACCGTTGTTTCTCttagg GCTGGGTCTGTGAAGCCTGAAGATTCGACTGGCTCTCCAGAAACTCAATTTCAACCAGTTCAGTCCAGTCCTCTTACTCAAG GTTCTTTGGTGGCCCCAGGAGGAGTTGGTTGTACTTCTTCCTTACCTGCCGAGCTGAAAAAAACTGGTGTACCAATGAAGCAGGTCACTAGTGGATCGTCGAGAGAGTATTCTGATGACGATGACCTTGATGAAGAGAATGAAACCACTGGTTCCTTGAATCCAGAGGATGTCAAAAAATCTAGAAG GATGCTGTCAAATCGAGAGTCAGCTAGGCGATCTAGAAGGAGGAAGCAGGAGCAAACAAGTGATCTCGAAACACAG GTTAATGAGCTAAAGGGTGAACATTCATCACTTCTTAAGCAACTGAGCAACATGAATCACAAGTATGATGATGCTGCTGTTGGAAATAGAATACTAAAAGCTGACATTGAGACATTAAGAGCTAAG GTGAAAATGGCGGAAGAAACCGTAAAGAGAGTAACAGGAATGAATCCTATGCTTCTCGGGAGATCTAGTggacataacaacaacaacagaatgCCATTAACTGGTAACAACAGGATGGATTCTTCTAGCAATATTCCAGCTTTTCAACCACACTCAAACCTAAATCATATGTCAAATACAAGCGTCGGCATTCCAACCACTCTACCTCCAAGACTGGGAAACAATTTCGTTCCTCCTCCATCCTTGAACTCCCAGTTGCAGAGAATAAGAAATGGGCAAAATCACCATGTTGCTCCAAACGCCAACCCTTACGGCTGGACTGCTGAACCTCAGAACGATTCAGCATG GCCGAAAAAATGCGTGGACTGA
- the LOC104737499 gene encoding basic leucine zipper 10-like isoform X2, with amino-acid sequence MQIGGSTDKRKKNQKSEAREMNSSIFSIDDFSDPFWESPPIPLNPDSSSKSVTAAEEASHSQSEWTFEMFLEEFSSSAVSSEPLGNDAIVGVSSAQSLPSVSGQNDFEDDCRFRDRDSGNRDCAAATVVDDYHRVLKNKLETECATVVSLRAGSVKPEDSTGSPETQFQPVQSSPLTQGGVGCTSSLPAELKKTGVPMKQVTSGSSREYSDDDDLDEENETTGSLNPEDVKKSRRMLSNRESARRSRRRKQEQTSDLETQVNELKGEHSSLLKQLSNMNHKYDDAAVGNRILKADIETLRAKVKMAEETVKRVTGMNPMLLGRSSGHNNNNRMPLTGNNRMDSSSNIPAFQPHSNLNHMSNTSVGIPTTLPPRLGNNFVPPPSLNSQLQRIRNGQNHHVAPNANPYGWTAEPQNDSAWPKKCVD; translated from the exons ATGCAAATAGGCGGAAGTAccgacaaaagaaagaagaatcagaaaAGTGAAGCGAGAGAGATGAACAGTAGTATCTTCTCCATTGACGATTTCTCCGATCCTTTCTGGGAATCACCTCCGATTCCTCTTAATCCCGATTCCTCTTCCAAGTCCGTTACGGCGGCGGAAGAAGCTAGCCACAGCCAATCGGAATGGACTTTCGAGATGTTTCTCGAAGAGTTTTCTTCTTCGGCGGTGAGCTCTGAGCCACTTGGTAACGACGCGATCGTCGGCGTTTCTTCGGCGCAGTCTCTTCCTTCTGTTTCTGGACAGAACGATTTCGAAGACGACTGTCGATTTCGCGATCGCGATTCGGGGAATCGGGATTGTGCTGCAGCGACGGTGGTTGATGATTACCATCGTGTTCTCAAGAACAAGCTTGAGACTGAGTGTGCTACCGTTGTTTCTCttagg GCTGGGTCTGTGAAGCCTGAAGATTCGACTGGCTCTCCAGAAACTCAATTTCAACCAGTTCAGTCCAGTCCTCTTACTCAAG GAGGAGTTGGTTGTACTTCTTCCTTACCTGCCGAGCTGAAAAAAACTGGTGTACCAATGAAGCAGGTCACTAGTGGATCGTCGAGAGAGTATTCTGATGACGATGACCTTGATGAAGAGAATGAAACCACTGGTTCCTTGAATCCAGAGGATGTCAAAAAATCTAGAAG GATGCTGTCAAATCGAGAGTCAGCTAGGCGATCTAGAAGGAGGAAGCAGGAGCAAACAAGTGATCTCGAAACACAG GTTAATGAGCTAAAGGGTGAACATTCATCACTTCTTAAGCAACTGAGCAACATGAATCACAAGTATGATGATGCTGCTGTTGGAAATAGAATACTAAAAGCTGACATTGAGACATTAAGAGCTAAG GTGAAAATGGCGGAAGAAACCGTAAAGAGAGTAACAGGAATGAATCCTATGCTTCTCGGGAGATCTAGTggacataacaacaacaacagaatgCCATTAACTGGTAACAACAGGATGGATTCTTCTAGCAATATTCCAGCTTTTCAACCACACTCAAACCTAAATCATATGTCAAATACAAGCGTCGGCATTCCAACCACTCTACCTCCAAGACTGGGAAACAATTTCGTTCCTCCTCCATCCTTGAACTCCCAGTTGCAGAGAATAAGAAATGGGCAAAATCACCATGTTGCTCCAAACGCCAACCCTTACGGCTGGACTGCTGAACCTCAGAACGATTCAGCATG GCCGAAAAAATGCGTGGACTGA